One window of the Sparus aurata chromosome 17, fSpaAur1.1, whole genome shotgun sequence genome contains the following:
- the LOC115567627 gene encoding protein LYRIC-like isoform X3 produces MEQWQDAASQQVKLLTNRVNELLSKGLGLLRSELGVDLGLKPELIPPWVILLAACTGLVLMVALWASTCRAIFKKRPAVSPVDDGLEVKRGVSKPVKSEEPKKKKKKAEKKAQSNGRAVAEPQEEAIVSEEIVPHHQPPPQVVKTEKVAETKKSKKKAKQSVKESKTVTDGKEPEEGTWETKVSNKEKREQRKKDKSSSDGSASPGGGDTPVSTPPEQLKAPVAPAPANQKKKKGESAKVKAEKVEAVVPQVNSSEVAAVPVAMTDMAVNVPAHAIPTKTVPWATNREQASRCSGDIDESWTVIEAGIPTSERNLVSLAGLSAATAEPQPVMDLPWLSQHRVDDEWSGISKANISILYDGGSVDPSSDWNAPSEVWGNYEEPAPQPPPTQEQPIPESAKANLLIAAADDDEDEKDKGESAADGSGKTKKKKKKKKKAAEEAAGQGEEPEKEAATAASVKKQPPVQENTAAVQPVKTAAVEARVEQPVKDNISQKPPVTQVPQKPTDGEPTAKQNNLSAPTQQKKPEEIQAPKPAKKKKARRET; encoded by the exons ATGGAGCAGTGGCAGGACGCGGCCTCTCAGCAGGTCAAGCTGCTTACAAATCGTGTGAATGAACTGTTGTCTAAAGGCCTGGGGCTGCTACGCTCCGAGCTCGGTGTGGATTTGGGACTGAAGCCTGAGCTTATTCCGCCATGGGTGATCCTCTTAGCGGCATGTACCGGGCTGGTGCTGATGGTCGCACTGTGGGCCTCAACCTGCCGGGCAATCTTCAAGAAACGACCTGCTGTAAGCCCTGTGGACGACGGCCTTGAAGTTAAACGTGGTGTCAGTAAACCTGTCAAGTCTGAGGAAccgaagaaaaagaagaagaaggcagaaAAG AAAGCTCAGTCAAATGGAAGAGCTGTGGCTGAACCACAGGAAGAAGCCATTGTGTCGGAAGAGATAGTGCCACATCACCAGCCGCCCCCACAAGTGGTCAAGACGGAAAAGGTTGCAGAG ACAAAGAAGTCCAAGAAGAAGGCCAAACAGTCCGTAAAGGAGAGCAAGACAGTGACAGATGGCAAAGAACCAGAAGAAG GCACATGGGAGACCAAGGTCAGCAACAAGGAGAAGCGTGAGCAACGCAAGAAGGACAAGAGTTCCAGTGATGGCTCAGCCAGTCCTGGAGGAGGGGACACCCCCGTGAGCACTCCCCCAGAGCAGCTCAAGGCCCCTGTGGCACCTGCACCTGCCaaccagaagaagaaaaaag GAGAATCTGCAAAAGTGAAGGCAGAGAAGGTTGAGGCTGTTGTACCTCAAG TTAACAGCAGCGAGGTGGCAGCAGTTCCTGTTGCTATGACTGACATGGCTGTAAATGTTCCTGCTCACGCCATTCCCACTAAGACGGTTCCCTGGGCAACCAATAGAGAACAAGCATCACGGTGCAGTGGTGATATTGATG agtcGTGGACTGTGATTGAGGCGGGGATACCCACAAGTGAGCGTAACCTGGTGTCTTTAGCTGGACTGAGTGCTGCTACTGCTG aGCCCCAGCCTGTGATGGACCTGCCTTGGCTCAGTCAGCACAGAGTGGACGACGAGTGGTCTGGAATCAGTAAGGCCAATATATCGATTTTATATG ATGGTGGCTCAGTCGACCCCAGCTCCGACTGGAACGCCCCATCTGAGGTCTGGGGCAACTATGAAGAGCCCGCTCCTCAGCCCCCTCCCACTCAGGAGCAGCCCATCCCCGAGTCAGCCAAGGCGAATCTGCTGATTGCGGCGGCT gaCGATGATGAGGATGAGAAGGACAAGGGAGAGAGTGCTGCTGACGGGTCAGGCAAaactaaaaagaagaaaaagaagaagaagaaggctgcTGAGGAGGCAGCTGGCCAG GGCGAGGAGCCAGAGAAGGAGGCGGCAACTGCAGCCTCGGTTAAGAAGCAGCCACCTGTTCAGGAGAATACCGCTGCCGTCCAGCCTGTCAAAACAGCTGCTGTCGAG GCCAGAGTGGAGCAACCAGTGAAGGACAACATATCCCAGAAACCCCCTGTCACACAAGTGCCACAGAAGCCAACTGATGGTGAGCCCACTGCCAAGCAGAATAACCTCTCTGCTCCAACACAACAAA
- the LOC115567627 gene encoding protein LYRIC-like isoform X6 produces MEQWQDAASQQVKLLTNRVNELLSKGLGLLRSELGVDLGLKPELIPPWVILLAACTGLVLMVALWASTCRAIFKKRPAVSPVDDGLEVKRGVSKPVKSEEPKKKKKKAEKKAQSNGRAVAEPQEEAIVSEEIVPHHQPPPQVVKTEKVAETKKSKKKAKQSVKESKTVTDGKEPEEGTWETKVSNKEKREQRKKDKSSSDGSASPGGGDTPVSTPPEQLKAPVAPAPANQKKKKGESAKVKAEKVEAVVPQVNSSEVAAVPVAMTDMAVNVPAHAIPTKTVPWATNREQASRCSGDIDESWTVIEAGIPTSERNLVSLAGLSAATAEPQPVMDLPWLSQHRVDDEWSGINGGSVDPSSDWNAPSEVWGNYEEPAPQPPPTQEQPIPESAKANLLIAAADDDEDEKDKGESAADGSGKTKKKKKKKKKAAEEAAGQGEEPEKEAATAASVKKQPPVQENTAAVQPVKTAAVEARVEQPVKDNISQKPPVTQVPQKPTDEKPEEIQAPKPAKKKKARRET; encoded by the exons ATGGAGCAGTGGCAGGACGCGGCCTCTCAGCAGGTCAAGCTGCTTACAAATCGTGTGAATGAACTGTTGTCTAAAGGCCTGGGGCTGCTACGCTCCGAGCTCGGTGTGGATTTGGGACTGAAGCCTGAGCTTATTCCGCCATGGGTGATCCTCTTAGCGGCATGTACCGGGCTGGTGCTGATGGTCGCACTGTGGGCCTCAACCTGCCGGGCAATCTTCAAGAAACGACCTGCTGTAAGCCCTGTGGACGACGGCCTTGAAGTTAAACGTGGTGTCAGTAAACCTGTCAAGTCTGAGGAAccgaagaaaaagaagaagaaggcagaaAAG AAAGCTCAGTCAAATGGAAGAGCTGTGGCTGAACCACAGGAAGAAGCCATTGTGTCGGAAGAGATAGTGCCACATCACCAGCCGCCCCCACAAGTGGTCAAGACGGAAAAGGTTGCAGAG ACAAAGAAGTCCAAGAAGAAGGCCAAACAGTCCGTAAAGGAGAGCAAGACAGTGACAGATGGCAAAGAACCAGAAGAAG GCACATGGGAGACCAAGGTCAGCAACAAGGAGAAGCGTGAGCAACGCAAGAAGGACAAGAGTTCCAGTGATGGCTCAGCCAGTCCTGGAGGAGGGGACACCCCCGTGAGCACTCCCCCAGAGCAGCTCAAGGCCCCTGTGGCACCTGCACCTGCCaaccagaagaagaaaaaag GAGAATCTGCAAAAGTGAAGGCAGAGAAGGTTGAGGCTGTTGTACCTCAAG TTAACAGCAGCGAGGTGGCAGCAGTTCCTGTTGCTATGACTGACATGGCTGTAAATGTTCCTGCTCACGCCATTCCCACTAAGACGGTTCCCTGGGCAACCAATAGAGAACAAGCATCACGGTGCAGTGGTGATATTGATG agtcGTGGACTGTGATTGAGGCGGGGATACCCACAAGTGAGCGTAACCTGGTGTCTTTAGCTGGACTGAGTGCTGCTACTGCTG aGCCCCAGCCTGTGATGGACCTGCCTTGGCTCAGTCAGCACAGAGTGGACGACGAGTGGTCTGGAATCA ATGGTGGCTCAGTCGACCCCAGCTCCGACTGGAACGCCCCATCTGAGGTCTGGGGCAACTATGAAGAGCCCGCTCCTCAGCCCCCTCCCACTCAGGAGCAGCCCATCCCCGAGTCAGCCAAGGCGAATCTGCTGATTGCGGCGGCT gaCGATGATGAGGATGAGAAGGACAAGGGAGAGAGTGCTGCTGACGGGTCAGGCAAaactaaaaagaagaaaaagaagaagaagaaggctgcTGAGGAGGCAGCTGGCCAG GGCGAGGAGCCAGAGAAGGAGGCGGCAACTGCAGCCTCGGTTAAGAAGCAGCCACCTGTTCAGGAGAATACCGCTGCCGTCCAGCCTGTCAAAACAGCTGCTGTCGAG GCCAGAGTGGAGCAACCAGTGAAGGACAACATATCCCAGAAACCCCCTGTCACACAAGTGCCACAGAAGCCAACTGATG
- the LOC115567627 gene encoding protein LYRIC-like isoform X2, protein MEQWQDAASQQVKLLTNRVNELLSKGLGLLRSELGVDLGLKPELIPPWVILLAACTGLVLMVALWASTCRAIFKKRPAVSPVDDGLEVKRGVSKPVKSEEPKKKKKKAEKKAQSNGRAVAEPQEEAIVSEEIVPHHQPPPQVVKTEKVAETKKSKKKAKQSVKESKTVTDGKEPEEGTWETKVSNKEKREQRKKDKSSSDGSASPGGGDTPVSTPPEQLKAPVAPAPANQKKKKGESAKVKAEKVEAVVPQVNSSEVAAVPVAMTDMAVNVPAHAIPTKTVPWATNREQASRCSGDIDESWTVIEAGIPTSERNLVSLAGLSAATAEPQPVMDLPWLSQHRVDDEWSGINGGSVDPSSDWNAPSEVWGNYEEPAPQPPPTQEQPIPESAKANLLIAAADDDEDEKDKGESAADGSGKTKKKKKKKKKAAEEAAGQGEEPEKEAATAASVKKQPPVQENTAAVQPVKTAAVEARVEQPVKDNISQKPPVTQVPQKPTDGEPTAKQNNLSAPTQQKKNLRRSKRLSRQRRRRRGERHETESTLQTSVCKRLHILFMQHLL, encoded by the exons ATGGAGCAGTGGCAGGACGCGGCCTCTCAGCAGGTCAAGCTGCTTACAAATCGTGTGAATGAACTGTTGTCTAAAGGCCTGGGGCTGCTACGCTCCGAGCTCGGTGTGGATTTGGGACTGAAGCCTGAGCTTATTCCGCCATGGGTGATCCTCTTAGCGGCATGTACCGGGCTGGTGCTGATGGTCGCACTGTGGGCCTCAACCTGCCGGGCAATCTTCAAGAAACGACCTGCTGTAAGCCCTGTGGACGACGGCCTTGAAGTTAAACGTGGTGTCAGTAAACCTGTCAAGTCTGAGGAAccgaagaaaaagaagaagaaggcagaaAAG AAAGCTCAGTCAAATGGAAGAGCTGTGGCTGAACCACAGGAAGAAGCCATTGTGTCGGAAGAGATAGTGCCACATCACCAGCCGCCCCCACAAGTGGTCAAGACGGAAAAGGTTGCAGAG ACAAAGAAGTCCAAGAAGAAGGCCAAACAGTCCGTAAAGGAGAGCAAGACAGTGACAGATGGCAAAGAACCAGAAGAAG GCACATGGGAGACCAAGGTCAGCAACAAGGAGAAGCGTGAGCAACGCAAGAAGGACAAGAGTTCCAGTGATGGCTCAGCCAGTCCTGGAGGAGGGGACACCCCCGTGAGCACTCCCCCAGAGCAGCTCAAGGCCCCTGTGGCACCTGCACCTGCCaaccagaagaagaaaaaag GAGAATCTGCAAAAGTGAAGGCAGAGAAGGTTGAGGCTGTTGTACCTCAAG TTAACAGCAGCGAGGTGGCAGCAGTTCCTGTTGCTATGACTGACATGGCTGTAAATGTTCCTGCTCACGCCATTCCCACTAAGACGGTTCCCTGGGCAACCAATAGAGAACAAGCATCACGGTGCAGTGGTGATATTGATG agtcGTGGACTGTGATTGAGGCGGGGATACCCACAAGTGAGCGTAACCTGGTGTCTTTAGCTGGACTGAGTGCTGCTACTGCTG aGCCCCAGCCTGTGATGGACCTGCCTTGGCTCAGTCAGCACAGAGTGGACGACGAGTGGTCTGGAATCA ATGGTGGCTCAGTCGACCCCAGCTCCGACTGGAACGCCCCATCTGAGGTCTGGGGCAACTATGAAGAGCCCGCTCCTCAGCCCCCTCCCACTCAGGAGCAGCCCATCCCCGAGTCAGCCAAGGCGAATCTGCTGATTGCGGCGGCT gaCGATGATGAGGATGAGAAGGACAAGGGAGAGAGTGCTGCTGACGGGTCAGGCAAaactaaaaagaagaaaaagaagaagaagaaggctgcTGAGGAGGCAGCTGGCCAG GGCGAGGAGCCAGAGAAGGAGGCGGCAACTGCAGCCTCGGTTAAGAAGCAGCCACCTGTTCAGGAGAATACCGCTGCCGTCCAGCCTGTCAAAACAGCTGCTGTCGAG GCCAGAGTGGAGCAACCAGTGAAGGACAACATATCCCAGAAACCCCCTGTCACACAAGTGCCACAGAAGCCAACTGATGGTGAGCCCACTGCCAAGCAGAATAACCTCTCTGCTCCAACACAACAAA
- the LOC115567627 gene encoding protein LYRIC-like isoform X1 — translation MEQWQDAASQQVKLLTNRVNELLSKGLGLLRSELGVDLGLKPELIPPWVILLAACTGLVLMVALWASTCRAIFKKRPAVSPVDDGLEVKRGVSKPVKSEEPKKKKKKAEKKAQSNGRAVAEPQEEAIVSEEIVPHHQPPPQVVKTEKVAETKKSKKKAKQSVKESKTVTDGKEPEEGTWETKVSNKEKREQRKKDKSSSDGSASPGGGDTPVSTPPEQLKAPVAPAPANQKKKKGESAKVKAEKVEAVVPQVNSSEVAAVPVAMTDMAVNVPAHAIPTKTVPWATNREQASRCSGDIDESWTVIEAGIPTSERNLVSLAGLSAATAEPQPVMDLPWLSQHRVDDEWSGISKANISILYDGGSVDPSSDWNAPSEVWGNYEEPAPQPPPTQEQPIPESAKANLLIAAADDDEDEKDKGESAADGSGKTKKKKKKKKKAAEEAAGQGEEPEKEAATAASVKKQPPVQENTAAVQPVKTAAVEARVEQPVKDNISQKPPVTQVPQKPTDGEPTAKQNNLSAPTQQKKNLRRSKRLSRQRRRRRGERHETESTLQTSVCKRLHILFMQHLL, via the exons ATGGAGCAGTGGCAGGACGCGGCCTCTCAGCAGGTCAAGCTGCTTACAAATCGTGTGAATGAACTGTTGTCTAAAGGCCTGGGGCTGCTACGCTCCGAGCTCGGTGTGGATTTGGGACTGAAGCCTGAGCTTATTCCGCCATGGGTGATCCTCTTAGCGGCATGTACCGGGCTGGTGCTGATGGTCGCACTGTGGGCCTCAACCTGCCGGGCAATCTTCAAGAAACGACCTGCTGTAAGCCCTGTGGACGACGGCCTTGAAGTTAAACGTGGTGTCAGTAAACCTGTCAAGTCTGAGGAAccgaagaaaaagaagaagaaggcagaaAAG AAAGCTCAGTCAAATGGAAGAGCTGTGGCTGAACCACAGGAAGAAGCCATTGTGTCGGAAGAGATAGTGCCACATCACCAGCCGCCCCCACAAGTGGTCAAGACGGAAAAGGTTGCAGAG ACAAAGAAGTCCAAGAAGAAGGCCAAACAGTCCGTAAAGGAGAGCAAGACAGTGACAGATGGCAAAGAACCAGAAGAAG GCACATGGGAGACCAAGGTCAGCAACAAGGAGAAGCGTGAGCAACGCAAGAAGGACAAGAGTTCCAGTGATGGCTCAGCCAGTCCTGGAGGAGGGGACACCCCCGTGAGCACTCCCCCAGAGCAGCTCAAGGCCCCTGTGGCACCTGCACCTGCCaaccagaagaagaaaaaag GAGAATCTGCAAAAGTGAAGGCAGAGAAGGTTGAGGCTGTTGTACCTCAAG TTAACAGCAGCGAGGTGGCAGCAGTTCCTGTTGCTATGACTGACATGGCTGTAAATGTTCCTGCTCACGCCATTCCCACTAAGACGGTTCCCTGGGCAACCAATAGAGAACAAGCATCACGGTGCAGTGGTGATATTGATG agtcGTGGACTGTGATTGAGGCGGGGATACCCACAAGTGAGCGTAACCTGGTGTCTTTAGCTGGACTGAGTGCTGCTACTGCTG aGCCCCAGCCTGTGATGGACCTGCCTTGGCTCAGTCAGCACAGAGTGGACGACGAGTGGTCTGGAATCAGTAAGGCCAATATATCGATTTTATATG ATGGTGGCTCAGTCGACCCCAGCTCCGACTGGAACGCCCCATCTGAGGTCTGGGGCAACTATGAAGAGCCCGCTCCTCAGCCCCCTCCCACTCAGGAGCAGCCCATCCCCGAGTCAGCCAAGGCGAATCTGCTGATTGCGGCGGCT gaCGATGATGAGGATGAGAAGGACAAGGGAGAGAGTGCTGCTGACGGGTCAGGCAAaactaaaaagaagaaaaagaagaagaagaaggctgcTGAGGAGGCAGCTGGCCAG GGCGAGGAGCCAGAGAAGGAGGCGGCAACTGCAGCCTCGGTTAAGAAGCAGCCACCTGTTCAGGAGAATACCGCTGCCGTCCAGCCTGTCAAAACAGCTGCTGTCGAG GCCAGAGTGGAGCAACCAGTGAAGGACAACATATCCCAGAAACCCCCTGTCACACAAGTGCCACAGAAGCCAACTGATGGTGAGCCCACTGCCAAGCAGAATAACCTCTCTGCTCCAACACAACAAA
- the LOC115567627 gene encoding protein LYRIC-like isoform X4: MEQWQDAASQQVKLLTNRVNELLSKGLGLLRSELGVDLGLKPELIPPWVILLAACTGLVLMVALWASTCRAIFKKRPAVSPVDDGLEVKRGVSKPVKSEEPKKKKKKAEKKAQSNGRAVAEPQEEAIVSEEIVPHHQPPPQVVKTEKVAETKKSKKKAKQSVKESKTVTDGKEPEEGTWETKVSNKEKREQRKKDKSSSDGSASPGGGDTPVSTPPEQLKAPVAPAPANQKKKKGESAKVKAEKVEAVVPQVNSSEVAAVPVAMTDMAVNVPAHAIPTKTVPWATNREQASRCSGDIDESWTVIEAGIPTSERNLVSLAGLSAATAEPQPVMDLPWLSQHRVDDEWSGINGGSVDPSSDWNAPSEVWGNYEEPAPQPPPTQEQPIPESAKANLLIAAADDDEDEKDKGESAADGSGKTKKKKKKKKKAAEEAAGQGEEPEKEAATAASVKKQPPVQENTAAVQPVKTAAVEARVEQPVKDNISQKPPVTQVPQKPTDGEPTAKQNNLSAPTQQKKPEEIQAPKPAKKKKARRET; encoded by the exons ATGGAGCAGTGGCAGGACGCGGCCTCTCAGCAGGTCAAGCTGCTTACAAATCGTGTGAATGAACTGTTGTCTAAAGGCCTGGGGCTGCTACGCTCCGAGCTCGGTGTGGATTTGGGACTGAAGCCTGAGCTTATTCCGCCATGGGTGATCCTCTTAGCGGCATGTACCGGGCTGGTGCTGATGGTCGCACTGTGGGCCTCAACCTGCCGGGCAATCTTCAAGAAACGACCTGCTGTAAGCCCTGTGGACGACGGCCTTGAAGTTAAACGTGGTGTCAGTAAACCTGTCAAGTCTGAGGAAccgaagaaaaagaagaagaaggcagaaAAG AAAGCTCAGTCAAATGGAAGAGCTGTGGCTGAACCACAGGAAGAAGCCATTGTGTCGGAAGAGATAGTGCCACATCACCAGCCGCCCCCACAAGTGGTCAAGACGGAAAAGGTTGCAGAG ACAAAGAAGTCCAAGAAGAAGGCCAAACAGTCCGTAAAGGAGAGCAAGACAGTGACAGATGGCAAAGAACCAGAAGAAG GCACATGGGAGACCAAGGTCAGCAACAAGGAGAAGCGTGAGCAACGCAAGAAGGACAAGAGTTCCAGTGATGGCTCAGCCAGTCCTGGAGGAGGGGACACCCCCGTGAGCACTCCCCCAGAGCAGCTCAAGGCCCCTGTGGCACCTGCACCTGCCaaccagaagaagaaaaaag GAGAATCTGCAAAAGTGAAGGCAGAGAAGGTTGAGGCTGTTGTACCTCAAG TTAACAGCAGCGAGGTGGCAGCAGTTCCTGTTGCTATGACTGACATGGCTGTAAATGTTCCTGCTCACGCCATTCCCACTAAGACGGTTCCCTGGGCAACCAATAGAGAACAAGCATCACGGTGCAGTGGTGATATTGATG agtcGTGGACTGTGATTGAGGCGGGGATACCCACAAGTGAGCGTAACCTGGTGTCTTTAGCTGGACTGAGTGCTGCTACTGCTG aGCCCCAGCCTGTGATGGACCTGCCTTGGCTCAGTCAGCACAGAGTGGACGACGAGTGGTCTGGAATCA ATGGTGGCTCAGTCGACCCCAGCTCCGACTGGAACGCCCCATCTGAGGTCTGGGGCAACTATGAAGAGCCCGCTCCTCAGCCCCCTCCCACTCAGGAGCAGCCCATCCCCGAGTCAGCCAAGGCGAATCTGCTGATTGCGGCGGCT gaCGATGATGAGGATGAGAAGGACAAGGGAGAGAGTGCTGCTGACGGGTCAGGCAAaactaaaaagaagaaaaagaagaagaagaaggctgcTGAGGAGGCAGCTGGCCAG GGCGAGGAGCCAGAGAAGGAGGCGGCAACTGCAGCCTCGGTTAAGAAGCAGCCACCTGTTCAGGAGAATACCGCTGCCGTCCAGCCTGTCAAAACAGCTGCTGTCGAG GCCAGAGTGGAGCAACCAGTGAAGGACAACATATCCCAGAAACCCCCTGTCACACAAGTGCCACAGAAGCCAACTGATGGTGAGCCCACTGCCAAGCAGAATAACCTCTCTGCTCCAACACAACAAA
- the LOC115567627 gene encoding protein LYRIC-like isoform X5, whose amino-acid sequence MEQWQDAASQQVKLLTNRVNELLSKGLGLLRSELGVDLGLKPELIPPWVILLAACTGLVLMVALWASTCRAIFKKRPAVSPVDDGLEVKRGVSKPVKSEEPKKKKKKAEKKAQSNGRAVAEPQEEAIVSEEIVPHHQPPPQVVKTEKVAETKKSKKKAKQSVKESKTVTDGKEPEEGTWETKVSNKEKREQRKKDKSSSDGSASPGGGDTPVSTPPEQLKAPVAPAPANQKKKKGESAKVKAEKVEAVVPQVNSSEVAAVPVAMTDMAVNVPAHAIPTKTVPWATNREQASRCSGDIDESWTVIEAGIPTSERNLVSLAGLSAATAEPQPVMDLPWLSQHRVDDEWSGISKANISILYDGGSVDPSSDWNAPSEVWGNYEEPAPQPPPTQEQPIPESAKANLLIAAADDDEDEKDKGESAADGSGKTKKKKKKKKKAAEEAAGQGEEPEKEAATAASVKKQPPVQENTAAVQPVKTAAVEARVEQPVKDNISQKPPVTQVPQKPTDEKPEEIQAPKPAKKKKARRET is encoded by the exons ATGGAGCAGTGGCAGGACGCGGCCTCTCAGCAGGTCAAGCTGCTTACAAATCGTGTGAATGAACTGTTGTCTAAAGGCCTGGGGCTGCTACGCTCCGAGCTCGGTGTGGATTTGGGACTGAAGCCTGAGCTTATTCCGCCATGGGTGATCCTCTTAGCGGCATGTACCGGGCTGGTGCTGATGGTCGCACTGTGGGCCTCAACCTGCCGGGCAATCTTCAAGAAACGACCTGCTGTAAGCCCTGTGGACGACGGCCTTGAAGTTAAACGTGGTGTCAGTAAACCTGTCAAGTCTGAGGAAccgaagaaaaagaagaagaaggcagaaAAG AAAGCTCAGTCAAATGGAAGAGCTGTGGCTGAACCACAGGAAGAAGCCATTGTGTCGGAAGAGATAGTGCCACATCACCAGCCGCCCCCACAAGTGGTCAAGACGGAAAAGGTTGCAGAG ACAAAGAAGTCCAAGAAGAAGGCCAAACAGTCCGTAAAGGAGAGCAAGACAGTGACAGATGGCAAAGAACCAGAAGAAG GCACATGGGAGACCAAGGTCAGCAACAAGGAGAAGCGTGAGCAACGCAAGAAGGACAAGAGTTCCAGTGATGGCTCAGCCAGTCCTGGAGGAGGGGACACCCCCGTGAGCACTCCCCCAGAGCAGCTCAAGGCCCCTGTGGCACCTGCACCTGCCaaccagaagaagaaaaaag GAGAATCTGCAAAAGTGAAGGCAGAGAAGGTTGAGGCTGTTGTACCTCAAG TTAACAGCAGCGAGGTGGCAGCAGTTCCTGTTGCTATGACTGACATGGCTGTAAATGTTCCTGCTCACGCCATTCCCACTAAGACGGTTCCCTGGGCAACCAATAGAGAACAAGCATCACGGTGCAGTGGTGATATTGATG agtcGTGGACTGTGATTGAGGCGGGGATACCCACAAGTGAGCGTAACCTGGTGTCTTTAGCTGGACTGAGTGCTGCTACTGCTG aGCCCCAGCCTGTGATGGACCTGCCTTGGCTCAGTCAGCACAGAGTGGACGACGAGTGGTCTGGAATCAGTAAGGCCAATATATCGATTTTATATG ATGGTGGCTCAGTCGACCCCAGCTCCGACTGGAACGCCCCATCTGAGGTCTGGGGCAACTATGAAGAGCCCGCTCCTCAGCCCCCTCCCACTCAGGAGCAGCCCATCCCCGAGTCAGCCAAGGCGAATCTGCTGATTGCGGCGGCT gaCGATGATGAGGATGAGAAGGACAAGGGAGAGAGTGCTGCTGACGGGTCAGGCAAaactaaaaagaagaaaaagaagaagaagaaggctgcTGAGGAGGCAGCTGGCCAG GGCGAGGAGCCAGAGAAGGAGGCGGCAACTGCAGCCTCGGTTAAGAAGCAGCCACCTGTTCAGGAGAATACCGCTGCCGTCCAGCCTGTCAAAACAGCTGCTGTCGAG GCCAGAGTGGAGCAACCAGTGAAGGACAACATATCCCAGAAACCCCCTGTCACACAAGTGCCACAGAAGCCAACTGATG